A genomic segment from Pediococcus acidilactici encodes:
- a CDS encoding 2,3-diphosphoglycerate-dependent phosphoglycerate mutase: MAKLVLIRHGESTANRDNVYTGWSDVPLTERGIQQAHEAGKLLANAGINFTAVHTSMLQRAIVTANIVVDELGQSWLPIAKTWRLNERHYGALRGQNKDATRQIYGKHQVALWRRSFDAVPPLLKHADHDRRYRMYGILHEPLGESLHMAYDRLLPYWVDQIAPRLIQGENQLVVAHGSSLRALIKYLEQISDRGIDGVEVENGEPIIYEMDHRLNIVEKTKM; the protein is encoded by the coding sequence ATGGCTAAATTAGTTTTGATTCGACATGGTGAAAGTACTGCCAACCGGGATAACGTTTATACAGGCTGGTCCGACGTCCCACTGACGGAACGGGGGATTCAACAAGCCCACGAAGCGGGGAAGTTATTGGCAAACGCGGGGATTAATTTTACTGCGGTGCATACTTCGATGTTGCAACGGGCCATCGTGACCGCCAATATTGTGGTTGATGAGCTCGGTCAAAGTTGGTTACCAATTGCCAAAACGTGGCGGTTGAATGAACGACACTATGGAGCACTGCGGGGGCAGAATAAGGACGCGACCCGTCAAATTTATGGTAAACATCAGGTGGCGTTATGGCGCCGAAGTTTCGATGCGGTTCCGCCCTTATTAAAACACGCCGACCACGACCGACGTTACCGAATGTACGGAATTCTCCACGAACCGTTGGGAGAAAGCTTACACATGGCCTACGACCGGCTGCTGCCTTACTGGGTTGACCAGATCGCACCGCGATTAATTCAAGGAGAAAATCAACTAGTGGTCGCCCACGGCAGCTCGCTGCGAGCCTTGATTAAGTATCTCGAACAGATTTCGGATCGGGGAATTGATGGGGTCGAAGTGGAAAACGGCGAGCCGATCATTTATGAAATGGATCACCGGCTAAACATTGTGGAAAAAACTAAAATGTAA
- a CDS encoding carboxyltransferase, whose translation MDKELSARLNKVRAAQRITGQQIIRQLLTEIVEIHGDRMNSDDPAVWTGIGLFEEQPVTFLSVDRGQDLTERLAKNGGAVRAGGYRKALRNVELAQRFGRPVISLLNMPGADASVDSENEGQSLMIANLMEAMGALRVPNLAIIVGEGHSGGALAFANANQLWMLENGLFSVAAPEAMAAILRDDHALARVPMTANQLQQIGVADQVFKEVPQLTENLREALRQWLATSRKMDENELVMQREQKFQQILRNWFAD comes from the coding sequence ATGGATAAAGAATTAAGCGCACGACTAAACAAGGTTCGCGCCGCCCAGCGGATTACGGGCCAACAAATTATTCGACAACTGCTTACGGAAATTGTGGAAATTCACGGGGACCGGATGAATAGCGATGACCCGGCGGTTTGGACGGGAATTGGTCTTTTTGAAGAACAACCGGTGACTTTTTTAAGCGTGGATCGGGGGCAGGACCTTACCGAGCGGTTAGCGAAAAATGGTGGTGCAGTCCGGGCGGGCGGTTACCGCAAAGCGTTACGAAACGTGGAATTAGCTCAACGTTTTGGGCGCCCGGTGATTAGTTTACTGAACATGCCCGGAGCCGATGCCAGCGTAGACTCCGAAAATGAAGGTCAGAGTTTAATGATTGCCAACCTGATGGAAGCCATGGGCGCGCTCCGGGTGCCTAACTTGGCAATTATCGTTGGTGAAGGTCATAGTGGAGGCGCCCTAGCTTTTGCGAATGCTAACCAATTATGGATGTTAGAGAATGGTTTATTTTCCGTTGCGGCTCCAGAAGCCATGGCGGCAATTTTACGTGACGACCACGCATTAGCCCGGGTGCCGATGACTGCTAACCAATTACAGCAAATCGGAGTTGCGGACCAAGTTTTCAAAGAGGTTCCCCAATTAACTGAAAATTTACGGGAAGCTTTGCGGCAATGGCTTGCAACGAGCCGGAAAATGGATGAAAATGAATTAGTGATGCAACGTGAGCAAAAATTTCAGCAAATTTTACGGAATTGGTTTGCCGATTAA
- a CDS encoding acetyl-CoA carboxyl transferase — translation MQKQNRWSKCPKCGKHVHELQWGTFRRCPFCRCPQRLTVEERIAITFDEGTFNQFAVPVATQNRLKFPNYDQKLAKSKQQSGHTEAITIGWGTIAGVPVAAGIMDNRFMMGTLSTVTGTALRQIMRWARHQGYPLILFTASGGARMQEGIYALLQMNTILAEQRRLREADVLSINVLTDPTMGGVSASFAFKSDYVIAEDHAQIGFSGKRVIQQATGEALPTDFQTAEYLLQHGQLDAVVQREELRDYLRQLLKLHGYGG, via the coding sequence ATGCAAAAGCAAAATCGTTGGTCAAAGTGCCCAAAATGTGGCAAACACGTACATGAATTACAATGGGGAACGTTTCGGCGTTGCCCTTTTTGTCGTTGTCCGCAACGCTTAACGGTGGAAGAACGAATTGCAATTACTTTCGACGAAGGTACGTTTAATCAATTCGCCGTACCGGTAGCGACGCAAAATCGTTTAAAATTCCCTAATTACGATCAAAAATTAGCTAAAAGTAAGCAGCAAAGCGGACATACCGAGGCAATCACCATTGGGTGGGGAACCATCGCGGGCGTTCCGGTAGCTGCGGGAATTATGGATAACCGATTTATGATGGGGACCTTAAGTACGGTAACTGGGACGGCGTTGCGGCAAATTATGCGTTGGGCGCGGCACCAAGGTTACCCGCTGATTTTGTTTACGGCTTCCGGCGGGGCTCGGATGCAAGAAGGAATCTATGCGTTACTTCAAATGAATACGATTCTAGCTGAGCAACGCCGGTTGCGGGAAGCTGATGTTTTAAGCATTAACGTGTTGACCGACCCGACGATGGGTGGGGTGTCGGCCAGCTTTGCCTTTAAAAGTGATTACGTAATTGCGGAAGATCACGCCCAGATTGGCTTTTCAGGAAAACGGGTGATTCAGCAGGCAACTGGCGAAGCCTTGCCCACTGATTTCCAAACGGCAGAATACTTACTGCAGCATGGTCAATTAGATGCCGTGGTGCAACGTGAAGAGCTCCGTGATTATTTACGACAATTATTAAAATTACACGGGTATGGTGGTTAG